TATTGCGTAAATTCCACAAACATACTGCTTCTGCCACCGATTGTATTCCCGTCTAGATATCAATTCTGATTTATGTAAATtgtatttcatatatttattttgtcacaGACAGTTGAAAACAAAAGCTTTTCACTGCACATTGTACTGTTTATGGTTGTGAATGTGACCCATTTGAATTCTGGGGGCTACACTGCCTTGACTAGTCTAATCACCCTCAAGTAGAACAACATTGCTTGGTCTTTTTCCAATTTTCCTGTGCCCAGTGTAGCCTCAGATTACTGTTCTTGGTTTACAGAGTGAAACTGAATGTGCTCTGCCTCACATGTGTTGTGTGAGATGATTATTTGTGAAAAgtagttatttgagttactgtacccttcctgtcagctcaaccCAGTCTCTCATCAGATACATCTAGCCACTCGCTAGATGTCTGAAATACTCAGATCAGCCTGTGTGCTTCCAGTAACCATGCCACAGATAGTTCACATTTTCCCTccattttgatgtttgattAAGTGAAGCCATTCATCTGGTTTATTGGATAATAAGTAAAGTGTTCCAGTAAAAGTGGCCCTTATAACAGCCCCAATTCTTTGTGACATAGATTATCCCATTAAATGCAGCATGTGAGATCCTGTACACCaaccaaaaatatattttattgggGGTCAAACCAACATGGGataatatttgatttttaaataaacgtTAAAAAGAAGTCCCGAAATAAATGGACCCAACACTTTACTGATATAATTTATCAAAATATAGTGACTCAAAACAGATTACTTCACTCATTATTTAGTATGTCAGTAGTTCATTTCATTTAGCAAATGAGATACTGAAAGAACAATATGTATATGCTTTATAATGAAGAAAATTAAAGGAATAAACAAGTCTCCTCCCATATGTATTTTCAACAGATCCGCCACCCAAactgtcttcttcttttttgtaaCTTAAATGactcattatttttaataaaaaaaaatccatgcttGAATATTTTTGATATGCATACACAactgttttcctttccttcacCATATCAAACTATTTTAACATTATCTGATGATCCTTCATGTCCATGTACTTAATGGATTTGCAGTAGTTTTGTCCTCAGCGATGCCATTTACCtgtaagacaaaaaaatgtgtttgttttaaacacTGCACTTAGAATTTCAGTGTAATCACTTGAGTAGCACTCAAAGTCTTACCTTTAATGACACCAAAGCAGGCCTCACAGTGCACATTGCGGCGGTACACCCACATGCTGTCCCCTGCCTTCAGGTGTCCAAGATTactgttacacacaccacactggaataggaacagagagagtgagagcatgCTAAAGTTTTAGCTGCCATATATAATGCTGGTTTAAACACAATATAGTTTGCCTGCTAAGCTTGAACTAAAAACCTAAATGATCTTCAAGTtgtaatattattttacattatagtGCAGTGCATTTGAAATTTCTAATCCAACTGGTGTTGCTCTTGTGTTACTATTGTTTTTATAGTAACGACTTGTTCACAGGGTTCCCAAAATTTATGTCTAATTATAAACATTGCTCTGGTTTGTTTTAgaagacatttattttacattttgataGAAGCCTCCACTTAGCatcagcacttttttttgtcatgaactaaaataaaaactaaacagGCAAACAGGCAAAATAAAGTTTTCCGCTAGTTAATTCAGGCAGTTCAGGACATAAGAATCTGTGCCTCGAGGGTTGTCTGTTCTGTGGCATTGCTTTTTATTATCTGTGTTAATGAAAACTAAATGGTTTcacagacattccacaacattaaaatgtaattataaatggtTTAAATGGTGGGTTGTTCTTAAACAaccaacaataaacaaacaaacaaacaaacaaacaaataaataaataatcaaacaaacaaatattggCAAATTGCACATTGGTTTAAATGGTGGGTTGTTCTTAAACAaccaacaataaacaaacaaacaaacaaacaaataaataaataaataatcaaacaaacaaatattggCAGATTGCACATTGGTTTAAATGGTGGGTTGTTCTTAAACAACCaacaataaataagtaagtaagtaagtaagtaaatatatatatatatatatatatatatatatatatatatatatatatatatatatatatatatatatatatatataaataatcaaacaaacaaatatcgGCAAATTGCACATTGTGTTTTACTCCTTAAATAATGTGttctattttaatatataatttgttcTTATAATTGAATTATTGAATTGTtcttacaataaaaaaacatttctgaaatatgtataaaaaaatcatttaccTTGAAACAATTGGCATGACACTTTATATCCACATCCTCTAGTATCATCTTTGTATCATAAAGAATTGGTTTCTGGCAGTATGTGCAAATATCCTTCTCAATATAAATtttcctgcaaaaaaaaaaaaaaaacataagtcaaaaaatataaatgtaaatattctgtcACAGACAACTGTTCAGAGCGTGTAAAGTCAAGTTTAATTACCTttcaggtgttgtgtaaagCGTTTCCATAGTTGATCTACTTGATTTGTAGGTGTCCAAGAGAATTTCAGGTCTGCAGAGAAATTATGCAACAGTAAAACACAATTTTTACATTCTACAAAAAACTGTATCATTAGTTAAACTTGTGTCGTCTCATTTTACCTGCTGTCTGAGTAAGTTGCAGTGTAGGTCTTTGTGGAGCCCCGACGACTGTCGAATACATAACTGTGGATAAAAAGATCCACAAATTAAAGAGTCTGTAACCCTTCTGTAATCAACATACGGTGCTTAATAAAAGTGAAATGTAACATACCTGTCAGACATTGCAGACGAAGTTTTAACGTATTCTGTGTACACATTTTCAGTAATGTGCTCCTCAGGCCTGTAAGAATAATGCAATGCCATTGTAAGATGTCTACAGGTCTCAAACGATCATGCACATACTGGAGTCTAAATGCAAATGCGTACCTGCTTTCTTTGTAAGACGTCCTGGTATATGCCGTAGAACTGGTTTCACTGCTTTTATCGTTCCTGTTAACAGATCCGATAGACAAAACAGTTCAAAAGTAGCACAAATTATGTACAAAGAAAACTACGAAGAAAAATACCATTTCTGGGTCACACCCTACATTCCATACCTGTTGTCAGAAGCATAGGTTTCCTTGACGGATGAGGGTATGAGGGTATCAAACAACTGGTCCTCAGTGCTGTGAGAAATCATTAAATTAATCTGTGCTCTTTCTGCATAAGAGATTTCACTATCTGTGTGATTATTCCAGTATTTCTGTTAATCTATGTGCCGTCTAAAGGTCGAGCTGAGAGATCACCTGGATTTGGAGCTGAAGGAATAGGATGATGTCTTAGAAGTTGGAGTAGTAATTGTATAGGTTTTGCTGAAATGGATAAGAAAAAGTCAGGATGATAACATCAAATAATCCAGCGTAAAGTCTGTGAAAGTCGTTTGTATTTACTCTGAAATGATCTTTGTCGGTGTGGGTGGTGGTGTGGATTTGACTGATTTGCTGTCTTCTCTGAAAATGAGAAGAGGGTTATATAGAGTTATCtggattaataaatgaaacagaatAAGCTAACGTTTATACAGGAATTACTCACAACTCACTTAATTATGGTGTCCTGAAAAGTAGTCACAGTGACAGTCTTGGAAGTCTTACTGGGGGAGGTTGGTGTGATCACAGATTTGACTGTTTTAACGTCTTCTCTgagttaaaaacaaaacaacaaaaaaaggttgTATGCCACAGAAAATAGACCAGAATAAGCAATGCTTCATGCAAACTTTTCCCACTTACTGCACGATGTTATCCTTAGAAGTAGTCACTGTGACAAACTCTTTCCTGGTAGTCTTGGTGGGTGAGCTTGGTGGCACTGATTTGATTGTTTTAATGTCTTCTCTGAGAAAAAGAATTATATTCAgtaggaaataataataataaaaaaaaaacagaataaggaataattaatacataaatTCTCCACTTACTGCACAACTTTATCCTTAGAAGTAGTCACTGTGACAAACTCTTTCCTGGTAGTCTTGGTGGGTGAGCTTGGTGGCACTGATTTGATTGTTTTGATGTCttctctgaataaaaaaaaaagagagttaTATTCAATAGaaaattaaaacataataaGCAATAATTAATACACAAATTTCCCACTTACTGGACTGTGTTGTCTTTAGAAGTAGTCACTGTGACAAACTCTTTCCTGGTAGTCTTGGTGGGTGAGCTTGGTGGCACTGATTTGATTGTTTTGATGTCttctctgaggaaaaaaaagaggtatattcagtagaaaataaaaacagaataaggCATGATTAATACAGAAATTCTCCACTTACTGCACGACGTTATCCTTAGATGTGGTCACTGTGACAAACTCTTTCCTGGTAGTCTTGGTGGGTGAGCTTGGTGGCACTGATTTGACcgtttttatttcttcactgTACATAAAAAGAGAGTTATGTGAGAGTCGAGTTATGGGAatttacacagaacaaaaaacaggcaaattacatttaaaaggAGAGAACTGAGGTCACTAAAGTGTACGCAAGAAAACATATCCTGGGGAGGTAAGCTGCCATAAATGAGCACGTAAGTGGTAGAATCTTATCAGTGTAGCTGTCAATACCTTCCAGGCACGCAAGACTAAATAACACAGACCTTAAGACAAGATTAGATCTGACAATGACCTATAAGTGTGGTGAAACATTAGTAACACTAACAATATTTACCTAGTGGTTGTCTTGGAGTCTGTGAAGATCTTTTCACTGAATGTTTTGGCTTTGGTTGGTGACTTCACAGATGTCCTGCAGAAATGTGTGGACACATTACAATTTCAAAAATGAACATAGAGCAAAGTTGTACATGCTGTCAATCAACTAATGATTAACTCTTTATGCTCTACCTGCTTGTGGTCACAGTTGTCTTCGTGCCATCTTTGAAAGATGTGGTAGTGCTGAAAGGGACatggaatgtttttttaaagataattcTGCAAAAGAATGTGGTATTCCACTAGGTGTGTGCTTTCAGGGTGTGTTTTATCTTGTCTTTGGCTCTACTGATGTGGTAAAGCTGGAAAATGATGGGTGGGGCAGGCATACTTTAAATGGTGGAAATTTTGGGTATGACCAGGTATTCTAAAAGATTATCACATCATTTCCTTTATGTAAAGTAAGTCGGGGTTCTGCAATGTTTTCAAAGCAAGTGAAGAAATTTAGATGCAGGAACAAATTATatgttataattatatatgaataaatggaccaatattatttagaaaaatgataaatgttaCCTGCTTGAATCCAGCTCATCCTGACTAAAACTGaatctaaaatatataaaaaaaaaaatgacatggagaaatgtttccttttttcttttcatttttatcttttatagaCAGATTGTATTACCTTTTAGTCAGGGACTGAACAGATTTTCTTGAGGGGACTGAACCAGAGTCAGTGACTGTGGAGGTtttggtgacggtggtggtggtctTTTTCTCTGAAGAGCTATAGAGAATAGTTTGCAAATACATATCCATTAATAGCCATTGATGAGCATGTACTTATCCATTAGTCACGTGTTTTGTAACTGTATTTGACATTGTTGTGACATCATATGTGGCATCTTTTATGCTATAATGTATAAACAGATGTTTTCTGTATACCTGGTAAGATTTTCAGAGGATTTAAACCGGCCCAGGACACTTCTTCCATAGTTTGAATGTTGGCTGTAAAAAGAGTCAGAGTTAACCAAAGATTCTACCTGGTACATTTTGTATTCCCATTATGAACAATTTGGTAATGGCGGGTACAAAGGTACAGTGGAAAAACAGCTGACTCTTTCCACCCTCATGTTTAAAGATGGATGTTTTCCCTCAGTATTTATTTGTCTACATGTCTAATGCCTCAGTGTTTACTCACTCCACCACTTTATCATCAGTCACGTCTTTCTTGATCCAGCTGTTGTCCTTCAGCAGGGACGTCTTCTTTTTGCTGTCGTCTATCACACTCGACTTGCTCTTGTCTGCTGTTAGAAAGTATAGTTCATGTATTATTCATTAACTCATCTATTGGTGAAATATGCAATGCATGTTACATAATGAGTTGTTTGGGAAAAATACATGCTACTGGGTGGATTGTTCAGAACACTGACACCTGAGTAAAAtgagtcttattttttttcacgcCATAGCCATCTCAAAATAACCAGTGAACATTTAGTTCTTCTAATTTACAATGTAAGTAGTGACTATGAGCAATGTGCATTGATTCTCTAACTTGAATTTAAGAATTTAAGTGATTACATTTTGTGTTATAATCAGGATACATGGTCTTACCTGTCTCAGGAGGATATGATTTCCTGGTGACGGTGGAAGGCATGGTTTATGCTGGTagcttaaaagaaaaatatgaaatattgaaTATTGATAAGATTGTAGTATAATTTTGGTGTAAGTAACCATGCATTACTGGCAATGCTTTGTCACAATGATCAGCACAGATTCCAGATGACCATAAAAGACGTTGTTATTCTGGTTTAGCATCTTCTAACTTATAACTcggtcattttctttattttttttttttattttggtacaTGATTTTCAGGAAAGAAAACTTGTCTGTCTTGATCCTCATCAGACACACCCTACACAAACATGCCCCTGGCAGCTGAAGGGAAGCAGTCGTTTAATCATAACATACACATAGAGTGTATGAGCCTTATATTATCACCCACAGAATACTTACAGCGCAGCAGGACACTGTCCTAGATCCTTGAAAATCTAGTTGTAATTGTTACGCAGGAAAGCAATAGTTGTGTTTTTTGCTCTAAGcctattttattcattcactgattcatttgttttaaaacgtGTCATGGTGACAGAGGCACATCTCTACCACAACTCTAACTGAACTATAATTTATGTCAACAGAAAGTTaagtaaaaaaattttaaaaaaagaagaagaaaggattGATGGCTTGAGATTAATGAGAGTCGCACTTACCTTAGTGTGTCAGTGTCCGTCGCTGGAATGTGACTAAGTTTCCCAAGCTTTCCCTGACTGAGTTTCACCTGCTGGCAACACCTGAGCAGGATGGCTGAAGGTGTGGCTTTACACTGTACATAACCAGTCCCTCAACCTGAGCGCTGAGCAATGCGCATATTTCTCAACCCACAATTAGTAATGTAACGTGTTCACATGTGACAGATGATCAGTAAAAGTGAGCGTTGGATACACAGGAGAGGTCGAAACCATTTAGAGGATAAGGCATTGTTAAGCATTGAGTCACATGAactattttataaatttttgcACTTGGGCATTCAAGCCCTATTATTCTATTGTTACACCTGAAAATGTCACATTAGTAAACCCAACGTCAGTGAAACATCATAACAATGTTGGGGGGTTTTGTTTTAAGAGGTGAAGCATGAATAAGTGAAGATGGAGTATCTTTGTATTCTGCTGCTGTAACCTTTGAATTGCTCTGCAACTGCAGGAATTCTAATAATCTTATACGTATCTCCTGCACCTTTatattgattaaaaaacaaaactgaccGCTGCTGTTTAAAGATCTTAACTAAAGTCCACATAAGTCcacttttcaaaaaaaaaaaaaaaaaaaagaactgaatgtTGCTTCTTATCTCTCCACACCACAACAGACTTTGGTCAGTAAGATCAATCTCTCTGTGAATCATATCTTGAAGAATATTGTAATCTTTACTCTACATAAACATTCTGTGAACAATGTTAATGTGAGGTTATTTTTCAGTACAGGTATTCGAGTTTCTGAGAATACCTTAGTTTATTTTGGCTCATGGGAAAtgggaataaaagaaaaattcagGCTTTCAGTGACTTGGGAAAGATTCCAAGCCCTAAAATATGATCTCTTGGATCTCTAGGCGTGACCgtgtatttcatttcatttgtataaCCTTGTACACATTTGTATTTTGCATTTGTGTCTTTGGCGTTAAGCTTATATCAAAAATACTTCTGTACGTCATCTaatctttgttttaaaacagGGATGTCCAGTTTCGGCAAAGGGCTGGCTTGGCTGCAGTTTTTCAGccacaggtggaatcaggtgtggcttcctTTCCCTTTTAGCTGGAAagaaaacctgcagccacactGGACCTTTTAAGGGTTTTTTGTGCACTCCTGATCTACAATGTGGCCatgtaatataaaaaagaaatcagaagCAATCAGATGAGTTTTGTTTGCAGCATGGTGCAGTGGCACAGTAGGTATCATTTCCACCTCCTAATTCCAGGGTCTGAGGCATTTGTTATGTTTTACATGTTTTCCCTTTGTTGATATCCCAAAAACATGCAAGTAGATATTATAGAAGTTATTaagcccctaggtgtgaatcagtgtatatgtgtgtcatGGTTCCCTGGAATGGACTGGCATTCTATCCAGGATGTATCCCTGCTACACACCCAGTGTTTCTGAGATAGACTCTGAAGCGTCCTTGACCCTGATCAATGCTTGCTGAATGTAAGTGAAAGGGAGTGAGTCTTGATGCATTGATCCATATGTTGAAATCACATGTCATTGTTTTATTGCCCAGGTGTTACTAGTGTATATTTAACATGTCATAACTTGTTTGTCTCACACCTCTGGAATTGGGGGTCTGATTCCCACCTCTCTGCTCTGCctatgctttgggggtttcctctgggtactttGGTTTTCTCTC
This DNA window, taken from Hemibagrus wyckioides isolate EC202008001 linkage group LG06, SWU_Hwy_1.0, whole genome shotgun sequence, encodes the following:
- the scel gene encoding sciellin isoform X2 encodes the protein MPSTVTRKSYPPETDKSKSSVIDDSKKKTSLLKDNSWIKKDVTDDKVVDQHSNYGRSVLGRFKSSENLTSSSEKKTTTTVTKTSTVTDSGSVPSRKSVQSLTKRFSFSQDELDSSSTTTSFKDGTKTTVTTSRTSVKSPTKAKTFSEKIFTDSKTTTSEEIKTVKSVPPSSPTKTTRKEFVTVTTSKDNVVQEDIKTIKSVPPSSPTKTTRKEFVTVTTSKDNTVQEDIKTIKSVPPSSPTKTTRKEFVTVTTSKDKVVQEDIKTIKSVPPSSPTKTTRKEFVTVTTSKDNIVQEDVKTVKSVITPTSPSKTSKTVTVTTFQDTIIKEDSKSVKSTPPPTPTKIISDKTYTITTPTSKTSSYSFSSKSSTEDQLFDTLIPSSVKETYASDNRNDKSSETSSTAYTRTSYKESRPEEHITENVYTEYVKTSSAMSDSYVFDSRRGSTKTYTATYSDSRPEILLDTYKSSRSTMETLYTTPERKIYIEKDICTYCQKPILYDTKMILEDVDIKCHANCFKCGVCNSNLGHLKAGDSMWVYRRNVHCEACFGVIKGKWHR
- the scel gene encoding sciellin isoform X3, with the translated sequence MPSTVTRKSYPPETADKSKSSVIDDSKKKTSLLKDNSWIKKDVTDDKVVDQHSNYGRSVLGRFKSSENLTSSSEKKTTTTVTKTSTVTDSGSVPSRKSVQSLTKRFSFSQDELDSSSTTTSFKDGTKTTVTTSRTSVKSPTKAKTFSEKIFTDSKTTTSEEIKTVKSVPPSSPTKTTRKEFVTVTTSKDNVVQEDIKTIKSVPPSSPTKTTRKEFVTVTTSKDKVVQEDIKTIKSVPPSSPTKTTRKEFVTVTTSKDNIVQEDVKTVKSVITPTSPSKTSKTVTVTTFQDTIIKEDSKSVKSTPPPTPTKIISDKTYTITTPTSKTSSYSFSSKSSTEDQLFDTLIPSSVKETYASDNRNDKSSETSSTAYTRTSYKESRPEEHITENVYTEYVKTSSAMSDSYVFDSRRGSTKTYTATYSDSRPEILLDTYKSSRSTMETLYTTPERKIYIEKDICTYCQKPILYDTKMILEDVDIKCHANCFKCGVCNSNLGHLKAGDSMWVYRRNVHCEACFGVIKGKWHR
- the scel gene encoding sciellin isoform X1, which translates into the protein MPSTVTRKSYPPETADKSKSSVIDDSKKKTSLLKDNSWIKKDVTDDKVVDQHSNYGRSVLGRFKSSENLTSSSEKKTTTTVTKTSTVTDSGSVPSRKSVQSLTKRFSFSQDELDSSSTTTSFKDGTKTTVTTSRTSVKSPTKAKTFSEKIFTDSKTTTSEEIKTVKSVPPSSPTKTTRKEFVTVTTSKDNVVQEDIKTIKSVPPSSPTKTTRKEFVTVTTSKDNTVQEDIKTIKSVPPSSPTKTTRKEFVTVTTSKDKVVQEDIKTIKSVPPSSPTKTTRKEFVTVTTSKDNIVQEDVKTVKSVITPTSPSKTSKTVTVTTFQDTIIKEDSKSVKSTPPPTPTKIISDKTYTITTPTSKTSSYSFSSKSSTEDQLFDTLIPSSVKETYASDNRNDKSSETSSTAYTRTSYKESRPEEHITENVYTEYVKTSSAMSDSYVFDSRRGSTKTYTATYSDSRPEILLDTYKSSRSTMETLYTTPERKIYIEKDICTYCQKPILYDTKMILEDVDIKCHANCFKCGVCNSNLGHLKAGDSMWVYRRNVHCEACFGVIKGKWHR